Below is a genomic region from Primulina eburnea isolate SZY01 chromosome 9, ASM2296580v1, whole genome shotgun sequence.
CTTTTGAAACTCCTATTGTCTCTCGATTCAAAGCATTTGATTAATAAGAGAGAAGAAATTTTAGATATGgaaatttgaaacaatttagGTATGAATATTATGTAACCTTCCATAATCTTAGGAACTGCAAATTCTGCTTCACATTTGTCGTAATTCGTGGAGGGGTTGGATCAGAACTCTGCCAGAAAAATCCCATTTCATGTTATAAACCAGGCGATAGAATCACTTGTCCCTAACACAAAAAATTACTGCAGGAAAGCTTTTCCATTCTTCATAATAATGTTGAGAATGGTTCAAATACTTCCAAAATACGGATAAGATAAGTTATTCTTGAATTAAGGTGTCTAACTCCTTCATATATACCAGCGCTTCTCAAAACTATCTGTGTAGACAGAATGTAGAAGCTGCCTTTCAAGCGAGTTTTCTAGCCAAGTGCAAGTCATGCCATAGTAAATTATATGAATCTTGTATAAGTCATTTTTAACCAGGCGTCTCAGTCATCCATTAATCTTCAATATACAGTAGTCTTTATGGCACTATCTACACTTACAAGGTCGAATGCGAAGGCCCAAGTGAGTACACACTATCAGCTTGTGTGTCATCAAGAAGTTCTCGCATTCCGAAACTAACCAAGTTCAATCTTTTAGAATGTCATTCCAACACAAGCCATTCCTACACGACTATATAAAACaactaaaaatttgattttcccCATTTCAAAGGAAAAATGCTGTCAAGCAACTGCCTTTACAGAATTTACTTTCTGCAGCAACTTTTCAGTGTTTCTTGGTTATGCTTCATGCCCTCATTTAAAACACACATCCAAGCCAATACCAAAACACAGGAACAAATATTAAGACAGACCCATAAACAAGAGATAAGAAAGTTACCCTCGGAGGAGGTGTTTGGGATCCTTTACTCTTTTTGGCCACAATCTTGCAAGAACAATTGTACTCACGGCATGTCAATCTCAGGAATGAATGCGACGATAATGAAATCGTCGATATGGCTTTCATGAGTAGGCAACTACACTTGGACgcttcttgttcttgaataccaTGTACGCTTATTATGCATCTTGTTCTTTCATTTTCTCGAAATTCTTGGATGGTCCACCAAGTTCACTACATTTCAACGATTCTCGAACCCGTCATTGAAAAAATTGTCCTGCCGTTTCGTATTCTTTGAAAAGTTTTCCCAAGGTTTTTGCTCGATATAGTAATGAACTCGTGGCACAGTGTAAACCATCCGCCAAGGTCAAGCTCAGACCATTTATACGCCACAAATTCCTCATATAGGATGAGAAACGACAAAGTGACCCCGAAATCACCAGACCATTCATACcactatataaaaaataatcacatcaccttttattttttttttgttaaaaaaaataattttcaaagTCTTTTATTTCATATTCAGTGTatcaattttgaaataattaatatatcaaaAAACCATATTTTTTGTCGTCAAACTCAAAGTTAAGTTTCATCTCTACCAGCTAATAGGATAATTAATATATCAAAAAAACAACCTTTTTAATTTCGGCCAGATATATTTTCAAGAAACAAAAAATCTGGGAGTCATTTTCGGGAGGCATTCAAGGCAAGTTGACCCATATGTGAATGAGCATGCATTAAACAAATCAACTACACGTCTTAAAGACTTGTTAAAACAGATTcaatcaaatatatatacacaaaagAGCAGTCGGCAGTGGGTAGGTGAAATGGAGTTGTGAAGTAGTATAACAATCATGTGCACAAAAGTCAAAATTACTaaaaacaagtaaaatgtgattataataaatttatttactcTGTGTATTTGGATTCAAAGGCAGGGAAGAACAAATGTGGGGTTGAAAGGTTCTTTTGGCTGAGGTTTGAGTCTTTTGTAATGTTGTTATTCCATTTCTATTGTCTGCCTATATATTAAActgttttaatttatattaaaatatgaagTATCTTAATTATAAGGCAAATTAAATATCAAGCTAATATTGTGATACTAGACAAACTGCTCACATGGTCACACTGGAAAAAGAACTCACCTTGAATATGTAATCCGAATTAAAATTTAagaggaaaagaaaaagaaacatcGAGGTGTGAAATATGAAGAAAGTTATATTTTTTATCAAAAAACttgtatatttttcatttttgatcaTGTTATCAATTAATTCACGATTTTAATAATATACTTACATTCAATTCTAGTCATTTTTCATCGGAGTGCTGACGTGACATGTGACATCTGACACATAAGCAATGTTCCGGTGAAACAtgactaaaattgaaaaaatacgCAAGTTACATGATTAAAATCGTGAAATGATCAATATCAAGACTAGAAATGTAATTTCCATAAAATATGATAACAAATAACACTACTCTtttcatttatatattttttttcctcaaTTCCTCGTCCAAATAATTGTGAAGCGTTACTGCCCTCACATACAATTTTAATCCATTCTCCAAAATAATGTCATTTTTGAGTATTTGAAGGCTGAAGCTAGATGTTGCTgagaattattttttaaaaaatactgtaatatttcattattttagtttatataaATTTGAATGGTGAACATGAACATATTATGGTAATACTGGAAACCAATATTGAACATAAAGCTCGAGGGgttctttttaatttaattttgggTGAGAAAGGGGGTAAAAACCAACATAATTCACAAGTCTGCCAAAAATGGTTACATCAAAGAGCCCATATCAACCAATGAAACTTCTTTGGAAGTGGATGCGAATTTCCCACAAAACATATGCAGCAACGTGATGATTGTTAACATTCAAGATATTGCATTTTTTTCCGAATTAAAACACACTAGCATTACTTGTTGGCAAACTGTGACTATGTTCAGTATAATTTACAACGGTAGTATCACAAAATCTGTCCCACATTATGCATAATCAACATGAAATTAGCTAATCATACAAATGAACACAATTCACCCTGAATgaacataaaaataaattcagaatcgagaataaaaaaaaaaggagaaacaACAGAATCAACGGCGTTCTACATGAAAAGGGAATGAACCGTAGCTAACATCATACCCCTCCGTGGCACCTGAGTGTAGAGGACTTTCATCTGTTGTTTCCTCGTAGCTAGATGATCTGTATCCTGTATCTGTTTTCTTGTCAAACTTAGCCAACTCTGTTACATTCTCGATTTCTCTCACTACCTCGCCCATTGTAGGCCTATCGATTGCTGATTCTTTAACACAACTCATTGCCATATCTAAGAACTTCTGTAACCCGCTTAATTTTGCTGCCGATTCGAGGGTTGGATCAATGACTTGGTCAAGATTTTGAAGCTCTCTTTGATTTCCCATTGCTTCTTGGACTAATCTTACAATGTGTTTTCCATGTTGTATTGGGGGTCTCGCAGATACCAGCTCTAGTAATACCACTCCAAAACTATATACGTCACTTTTTTCAGTTAATTGTTGTGTCATGTAATATTCAGGATCCATGTATCCCTACAGCAAAAGGGATCGATTTAATTATTTCGATTGGATAACATTCCAAGATTTAGAGCTTCATTTACATACCAATGTCCCTTTGACTTGTGTGGTGACATAACCCTTGCCAATGTCATCCAAGGGTTTTGATAGACCGAAATCAGCTACTTTTGCATTTAAATGATCGTCTAGTAGAATGTTCGTTGACTTAACGTCCCTGTGAATGATCGGGGGGTCGGCAAGTTCATGCAAATATGACAGACCTCTGGCAGCATCAAGGGCTATTCTCAGTCTTTTATTCCAGTCCAACCACAATCCCGACTTCCCTGtaaaatattacaaattaaAATGGTGGAACAAGAAATCACTGCATATAGTTTTACGAAGGTATCAAGCACATGTGACATTTAGGAGCCAAAAAATTTATTCTCAAAGGAGAGCCGGTTCTTGTGAAAATGAGATAAGAAAGATTACTTTTCATGGTTTAAGCAAAACCAAGAATTAGGATTGTTACCTGAAAGAGAATCTCTAAGTGTACCATTAGAAATATACTCATAGATAAGCATTTGCTCTCCTTGCTCGTAACAGAATCCCACAAGGCTGACAACATTTTTATGATGGATTCTTGACAAAAGTTCAATCTCTGTTTTAAACTCATGAGCCCCTTGCATCGAACCTTGTTGAGCTCGTTTGATTGCTACTAATTTCCCAGAACCAACAGTCCCCTTGTAAACCTGTCCGTGAATAAAAACACAGAACTTTAGTCATTTCATGCAGCACAGGAAGCAAATCATCTTTTAAACAAGTCCTCATTAATATCTAAACAAAAGATTACTGAAGCACGACTTGACTCAATTTGCAACTTTGATGCAGGCTGCTTCGAGTTTAAGCTAAGCATTAAAAATTACCCTAAGCATCAAAGCTTTCCCAATTTAAACTCTACACAGAATACAGGCAGTTTTATATTGTTCTGTGCATGTAAGAACGAGAAAAATTCCAGGAATCACACATTTAGCAAAGTAAATGTGCCGATTATTCCAGAAGCAGTGGTGAGTATCAACTAACATATCAGAATGTGTTCGAAGAAGTCATATCTATTATGTAAGTTTAAAACTACGAGAAACTAACCAACCTTTCCATAACCTCCAGTGCCAATGCAATTTGAGTCTGAAAAATTGTCAGTACATTTCCTAAGATCTTCAAAGGAAAACCATTTCGCTCCCTGAAGCTGTGGAACAGCACCACTTTCTTTTTCAGGGTCCCAAGAAGCTGCATCCACACAACGAAGAGGTGATTCCATTTTGATCAGAGTGACAACTTTTAAGTTGAAGTGAAGAAGTAATCTTACCAAAGGGGTTACTCTGTTCATATGCTCTTTTTGCTTTTTTCTTCTGCCGAATAGCATAAATTCCAGACAAGCAAATCAGGATCACGAGAACAGTACCACCAACCACTAACCCAATGATAAGGCCAGTATTTGACGACTTTTTGGACCCTGAAGGTAAAACCTAAAGTTACTAATCATATTGAGCTCGACTTACTGAGTTACTGGCATCCCTAATTATCAGAGAGAAAAATAACAAGAATCCTCAGGTGTTTACATTTGTAAGCATAGTTGAAGTTACCTGCAAAACAACAATATGGTTCATCGATGAAGTAGAACGGTccaaaatatttgatttcaaaAGGCTGGCGATTGAGAAGGAAACCGATTCCTGAAACTGATGTTCTGTTGAATGAATCTTGGTCAGAAGGAAATAGCTGCAGTGAGATCTCTAGGTAAGAATTAATGTTGATAGTTGGATTGCTAACAATAACTGAATCAACTGGAAGCCCACTGGCGAGAAGAATATTCATTATTCTCCCATGAAGCTCATTGTAATAAGTTGAATTTTGGAAATCTGtgaaggaaaaggaaaaaaagtGCAGCGTCCCAGTATATGGATGGGAACATTGACAACTACGACTCAAAGTTTCATCTCTGCGGCATGACTTTCCCCCGCAATCATTCGATGATGAAAAGCTATTGTTCTGCTTCTCAATTGTGCAAAACTTTTGCGTTGCTCCGGCTGTAGTACAAATGGGATTACCAACAAGCCTGCAAGAGAGGCAGAAACTGAGGACGAAAGATGTATTCATGTATATACCCACCTAAAAATATTTACAATTTTCAACAAATCGCATATGAAAGATGATTGTTAGTTCAACAGGAGTCTAGTTACATATATGACAACAAACTTTGAACTAAAAGCCAGCTCACGTAATTAGCGGCAAGTTGCTATCTGTTTTTTGCTTAAAGTCGGTGATGGAATTATTCTGCAAATCAAGATTTAAGTTGCTGCTATAGCTGCTGCCAATATCTAAGGTTCCATTAAGATTATTGTTTCCGAGCTCCCTGCACAGCAAATATGTACCTGAGACCAGCTATAactataaacaaatatataatgtTCTCCAAATTTTAGGATCCAGGAAAGAAAACTGGTTTCATGGACGAGACTTACAATGTCTCCAGTTGAGGAAGGCTAAAGATGTCAACTGGAATTTGTCCTCGAAGCATTGTGTTCTCCATTATCCTGTGCAATAGTCGCTCATGCATTATCCGCATGAAGGGTTTTATGCAAAATGTGCTCAAAATATATGCAATTCTTATATGAAAAAAACTTTCTGATACTGGGGAAGCATGTCGCAATATGTCATTTTTTCGaatgaaatttgataatataatgACCAATATATTTCGAGTTTATGCATCCCAGGGCGAAAGGTTCCTGTCAGGAGATTCTAGGCAACAAAATGGCATACAATGTGGTCAAAGACTGGAGGCTGGTGAACCATTGTGGCATTTCCGATGCATTAAAACTGTTATTGCTCATGTCCCTGCAAATTCCCAGAGAATTGATCAGTAGGGTAAATGGACTGAAAtcatattattgttaattagaCAAGAAAGCATTAGGGGGGCTTAACAGTGAACGATaaaaataaattcaacattGATATAGAGCACATGGTTTTCACATATAGTAGTGATTTTCATATTCATAAAAACTTAGGCTATGCTTGATCACATTCCTGCTGCTCCGGAACATAATGTTAACTTGAATATAGAGAATGTGAAAATaagatgaaatgtatttttaagaaaatgattataaGCTAATGTGAATAAGTTTGTTTGTATCTGTTAATAAAACATCCCTGGAAACATCACAAACATTACCTTCTCTAAGGTCCAGTTAATTTTGAGATTATGATAATTGGCAGCCACTTACACATATTGTAGAACATTCATGCCAGTGAGGTTGGGAATACTTccattgaaattattattagaCAAGTACCTGGAGAAGATGCAACAAAAACAAGTTTAATCTTTCAAAGATTGCAGTTTTTTCATAACTTTCTGCTTGTGGGTGAGTCGATATATactaaatcattttaattttcccTTACAGCTCATTCAGACTTGTAAGATTCCCGAGGTTTGAAGGAATGGATCCATCCATTGTATTCCAATCAATGCGTCTGTATCCCAAAATCGATGGAAATTAAATCATAGAGAAAGTTGAGGGGAAAAAAAGGATATTAATACGATAACGGGTGTAACAAAGATACTCACACGACCTCCAATGTCTTTACATGTCCAAGAGACACAGGTATATTCCcgatgagtttgttattgtcGAACATCCTAAGTTAAAAAAGCATGTCATAGTTAAAAGGCAAGTTATTTTCTCACAAAAGATGCAAATGTTCAGGCAAAAGTGTAGGATTTAGTTTTTGTTGCAGAACCTAAAGTTATAAATAATCATAACATGCATGCAGTTCACAGAATCAACGACAGGTACAATCATTATAAACACAGTGAGAACATATGTATTGTGCCAACTCACACGTGTATCAGGTTCATATTGGAACTGAACAGTCGATCAGGGATGGGTCCAGATATTTGATTCATGGAAAGGTGGCTGCAACATAATTGATAGTTAGATAGCCAAAAAGGAACACATGAACAAAATGTTTATAGGAAAGAGTTGATGCTTGAGAGAGATAACACATACAAGTGTCTAGCACGGAGTAGCTTATCCAAACCAGTTGCTGTTTCATTAGAGACGGGAATAGTACCCGTAAGCTTGTTTTGACTCAGATCCAGCCAGGAAAGCTGAGATAAATTTCCAATAGAAGGAGGAATCGAGCCAGTGAAGCTATTAGAGTTCAGAGATCTGTATAATGACAAAGCACGTGCCATAAATAAATATCCCAAGCTAAACAACCATAACACAAAATCAACAGATTTATCTGGCAAAATTTCTTTAAAAACGGAAGCATTCGATAAACTTATGGGGATTGTCAAAAGAATATTCAAGAAACTAGGAACTCACAGAAATACCAACTGTGGCAAAGATCCTATAGAATCTGGAATGGGACCAGAAAAGCTGCAACCAACCAAAATTCTACAAGCAACAAAAACAACTAATTTAAATGTCTGAGCTCAATCAAGATGTCCATGCAATGGAAAAGATAAAGGTCATCCTTACAGAATCCTAAGGTTTTTCAAGTTCCCAATCGAAGGAGGAAGAATCCCTTTGAGACCAATGTTGTTCGAAAGATCCCTACATCAAGATGAAAAACATAGTCAGGAAACGATAGGTGAACAGTGGTTGAAGTGGCTGGAAGAGTAACTGCACAAACGACACACTGATGAGCAAGAGTAGTTGATATGGTACAAAACATTAAACTTGTTGGGAAGGAGCAAtggcatcttttgtattgtgtGGCTGCCTACGTGACACATTGATTGAAATGAGATAACTTGGTTGTTGTacaatttgaaatatttgagttgtaccGTTATCATAAGTAACAACCTTTGCTATAACAGTAGGTATTTGGTCAAAATAATTGTGAACAAATTGTGCTTCATATTGATTCTGGTAACACAAATCAGGCTACTAACTACGGGGAATTAAACACTTAAACACGATATGCAAGTTTAGAAGGACCTATAGCCAAAAAAGAAAACAGAGGAACATACAAAAACTGTAAACCCGTCAACGACGGAATGTCACTCAAGTCGCTACCTTCCAAACCTGTTCCTGCTAACATCCTGCAAGTGAAGAGACCATGAGGCATGAAACATAAAACATGACATTGGGGCAGTTATTGCATTAAAATTCCAATACTCACATTGATGTCACACGGCTATCAGTGCAGTTAACTCCATCCCATGTACCGCCACAAGGATCAGCCCCCACCCAGTTCGGTGGCAGGTTATTCCAGCTAGATTTTAGAGCATTTAGCGCAGCAACTGCAACAGAAATGAAGAGGACTCTATATTCATTCAATTCAACAAACTAATATTCTTAGTTGTTCGAAAATGAAACTCTCATGACATCCGGTAATACATGTAATTCCACAGGGAAAAAATGTATcctatcatttaataaaattttgggCTTTGCCTCAAACTAGCTGCATCCTTATCTAAAATCCTGGTCCCGAAGATGGCCGCGTCAAATATAATCAAATTCTCCAGCAATTCTTCCGACTTTCCATTTTCGAGCCTCAAATATTTTTGCGCTCAACTTATTTTCAAGCTTAAATGAGTTGCGAAAATTCATCAAACATACACGGTTGATGTCAATCAACAATATAAATCCTCAAGTCATACCAGAATCACACAACTGTTCGTGTTTGATTGTGACCCGACTTTAACGGatcaaaattataaattttgaaaatagaaACATTTCTTGCACAGACATCAAAACAACTTAAAACACTACGTACGATCATTAATATCCGTGAGTGGAAATACAGCTAGAATCCGAGCAGCAATAATCAGCAAGCCCACAAGAATTCTTGAACCCATTTTCCAGAAACACTTCATATTCCCCATTTAGATTGTACTATGCAAGTGACGAATTTACCCAAGTTTTTTTAGGAAGAAATGGGAAGAATCCTTGGATGATTTGCATTTTATGATAGTTGACTGCGATGCCTAACCAGACAAaagaacaagtcaaagtgaTCGGGTATCCAAATATTATATTGCATGTTAACTCCCAAgataaaatcaaaatataacTGCCCCGTAAAGGAGAAACATTCTTGACCGTGATCCGCGTATTACTTGGTCTTGTCTTTTGTCCAAGCTCTTTCAAGAATAGGttgaaaattgaaatatttacaATTTTGGTGGTAATTGGTAAATATGAGTCGAAAATGCGGTGGATATATGCAATTTAAGTAGTATGACAATCAAATTAtgaagtattttaaaatataatttttttctcaTAATATAATATGTACCATAGGTCATAATTTTGATATGCTTtaaaaaatctttaaaaaaaaaaaccacatGATTGATTAGCTTATTCTCATAATCAGGCAAATCCTGTACTCTCCTACCGGGACTTGAAAATGCTTAATTGCTTAACGGGACATGTTTTCGCAGTCACTGGATTGGCAAGACCACTTTCACTAGACAAATTGTATCAACATCCTTTTGTCGGGCAACATCTGATTTTCCAAGCCATTGTCTCGAGACATGGTAGATCATTGACAGAAATTCCTCATGATACAGGTGAATTGCCCCCTGCTAGAGAAGATTGAATTGCATTGTTGTGGCCTGTGGGGAGTCTGCTGTAAAATCTGCAAGGCAAGTACAAGAAGAACAGCAGAACTTGGGCAATGATTTGCATAGTGTTTATGTCACTGAAAGGTAAGTAAACACTATAACAGAAAGTGTATCTTGGAGGTTTTCAACCTCTCGAGCTCATCAAATTTCTTGTTGACAGGAACCAGCAGGTGATGGTTTCTGTTCTCTTGAAACAGATGAGGCAAAAGAGAACTCCAGTAGGCAAAATGAGCTGACAAATAGCCGTCTGTCAAGcataaagataaacaataatctgtacagtaaatttttttttatattctcCTTGTAACTTGTTTGTGTTATTGCTTTACTTTGAAGTTTAAGGCTTGTATTGCAATCTTTTATGGTGTGGAGTAATACTTGAGAAAAACACTTTTTCATGAATATCTTCATTGCTCAAGGTAACTGGAAAACATAtgtgaaatattttattgaattcaagcaAAGTACTAGTAGCTAGATTAAACATTACTTTGAACATGAAAATGGCTATATATGCATTATGCAACTAGCGAGACTTCACACCCCCCTACAAAAATTAAGATGATGATACAATGCAGCTGCAGTCGGTCTCATATGCAAGCTGAATCACTTTTCTGTATCTCATTATATTATTAACCAAAACAATGATGTTCTGTGAATAAAAAATGATTAATTAAGTCAGCTCATGGCTTAAAGAAGTTTATGGTGGCGGAAACGGGAGTGGCACTGCCGAGAAAATCATGTCCTTGTCAATCCCTAGGTTTGCATCGCCAGAGAGAGCAACAAGAGCTGCAACTAAACCAACATTGCCTGCAAGAGTCGGTTCTGTATAGTTGTAATTTGTATGCACATCTTGGAAACCATCATCCTGTCCGGACCAGCAACCATGGCTCCAACAATAGTATTAGGATTTGTCTTTGACAAGTCCCTCGACTTCCATCCTCCCGTGCAGCTATACTTGAACTGGTTATCAGGAATCGAAGCACCTCTATGGTGAACCTGCTTCGAATAGTGGTCTCCAAATCCGACCACATAACTCGTCTTTCTTGGGTTTTTACCATGAATGTAATCCATCTGAAAGGTACACAACATCACTAGCTCTAATAAATGAATTGAAACATCGCTTTAACTAGAAAGAGTGTGTTTGGTACTTGTGTCTGTGCAAACTGACGGAGGACATCAGATGGGTAGAATTGGGATCCACAGAACCAACCCTGCTCATCGGAAGATTTCATGTAATAACCAAATAGCATTGCAAGGAAGGCTGTGTTGACAACAAAGTGAAGAGGCTGAGGCGCTCCATGATTTAATTGGATCATGACTCCTGTACAAGGTGATCAGCAAATAATTCATTGAGAAACTTCATAGAACTGAACTGTTTGTTGTTGATATGTTGGGAGTAAAGTTTTTGTACATTTTGTTTGGTTGAAATTTGAGATATCTGGTAAGAATGAACACATGAATGCTCCAGTCCGGTCGTGAAA
It encodes:
- the LOC140842013 gene encoding leucine-rich repeat receptor protein kinase HPCA1-like, with the translated sequence MGNMKCFWKMGSRILVGLLIIAARILAVFPLTDINDLAALNALKSSWNNLPPNWVGADPCGGTWDGVNCTDSRVTSMMLAGTGLEGSDLSDIPSLTGLQFLDLSNNIGLKGILPPSIGNLKNLRILILVGCSFSGPIPDSIGSLPQLVFLSLNSNSFTGSIPPSIGNLSQLSWLDLSQNKLTGTIPVSNETATGLDKLLRARHFHLSMNQISGPIPDRLFSSNMNLIHVMFDNNKLIGNIPVSLGHVKTLEVVRIDWNTMDGSIPSNLGNLTSLNELYLSNNNFNGSIPNLTGMNVLQYVDMSNNSFNASEMPQWFTSLQSLTTLIMENTMLRGQIPVDIFSLPQLETLELGNNNLNGTLDIGSSYSSNLNLDLQNNSITDFKQKTDSNLPLITLVGNPICTTAGATQKFCTIEKQNNSFSSSNDCGGKSCRRDETLSRSCQCSHPYTGTLHFFSFSFTDFQNSTYYNELHGRIMNILLASGLPVDSVIVSNPTININSYLEISLQLFPSDQDSFNRTSVSGIGFLLNRQPFEIKYFGPFYFIDEPYCCFAGSKKSSNTGLIIGLVVGGTVLVILICLSGIYAIRQKKKAKRAYEQSNPFASWDPEKESGAVPQLQGAKWFSFEDLRKCTDNFSDSNCIGTGGYGKVYKGTVGSGKLVAIKRAQQGSMQGAHEFKTEIELLSRIHHKNVVSLVGFCYEQGEQMLIYEYISNGTLRDSLSGKSGLWLDWNKRLRIALDAARGLSYLHELADPPIIHRDVKSTNILLDDHLNAKVADFGLSKPLDDIGKGYVTTQVKGTLGYMDPEYYMTQQLTEKSDVYSFGVVLLELVSARPPIQHGKHIVRLVQEAMGNQRELQNLDQVIDPTLESAAKLSGLQKFLDMAMSCVKESAIDRPTMGEVVREIENVTELAKFDKKTDTGYRSSSYEETTDESPLHSGATEGYDVSYGSFPFHVERR